A segment of the Bacillus pseudomycoides genome:
CTCAGCATAACGGCTATACATACGGTATAAATCACCGGCAAATAAAGCAGCCTCATCGCCACCAGCAGCACCACGTACCTCCACGATAACGTTTTTATCATCGTTCGGGTCTTTTGGAACAAGTAAAATTTTCAGACGCTCTGATAATTCCTTCTCTTGCTTCTCTAAATCAGAAACTTCTTCCTTTACCATTTCACGCATGTCAGCATCTAACTTATCTTCTAACATTGCCTTCGCGTCTCTTAATTGCTCACGAACATCTTTATACTCACGGTACACCTCTACCGTTTCTTGAATATCAGATTGTTCCTTTGAATATTCACGAAGCTTATTCGAATCACTAATAACCTCTGGATCACTTAATAATTCGTTTAACTTCTCATAACGATCTTCTACAGCTTGCAAACGATCTAACACATCATTCACCTCAACATCCTAGTATCTAATACAAATAGTATATGGTACTTAATCAAAAAAACGCAAATTATATTTAAAAGCGGAAGCGGATTGCCCCACTCTTCATCTATTTCCGAAAAAAACCCGCTCTATGTAGCGAGTTTTACTTATCTTTGTTTTGTAGGTACAGCATGACAATGACGACAACGTGGTTCATATGACTCTGAAGCTCCAACTAAAATAATTGGATCATCAAAAGAAGCTGGCTCATCATTAATTAAACGCTGTGTACGACTTGCTGGAGATCCGCATACAGAACAAACGGCTTGCAGCTTCGTTACATGCTCGGCAATCGCCATCAGCTGAGGAACTTGTCCAAATGGTAGACCACGGAAATCTTGGTCTAAACCGGCTACAATGACACGATAGCCACGATTTGCCAATACTTGCACCACTTCCACAATGTCCCCATCAAAGAATTGCACCTCATCAATTGCAATAACGTCCATTTCCTCTGTTATATGATCAAATATATCGTTTGAAGCTGAAACAGGAACTGCTTTTACCTTTAATCCATTATGTGATACAACATCTTCTTCACTATAACGGTTATCAATACATGGTTTAAATACAATTGCATTTTGCTTTGCAAATTGTGTACGGCGGATGCGGCGGATGAGCTCTTCTGATTTTCCAGAAAACATACTCCCGCAAATCACTTCAATCCAACCGTTTTGATTTATTAAGTACATTGAGCTCTCCTTTCATCTACTTTTTTTATCCAAAGTAGGTAAAGGTTTAATATTTTCGCAAAAAAAACAGACAAGCGAATAGATACACTTGCCTGTTTTATGTTTTTATTACTTAAGACCGTATTTCTTGTTGAAGCGGTCAACACGTCCGTCTGCAGTAGCAAACTTCTGACGTCCAGTGTAGAATGGGTGAGAATCAGAACTGATCTCAATTTTTAGTAATGGATAAGTGTTTCCATCTTCCCACTCAACCGTTTCGCTAGATCCTTTAGTAGATCCGCTTAAGAATTTGAAGCCTGTGTTTGTGTCCATGAATACAACTTTCTTGTAATCTGGATGAATTCCTGCTTTCATTCTTTTCATCTCCTTCCGCCCTGAATCATTTTCGAAACAGAGTTTTTCATCTTTAGCTGCAATCACAACTATATTGATGAAACACATATGATGAAATTATAACAAGGCTAACTTCATTTTGCAACTACCTGTTTTTAGCATTATTAAAATAAGTGTGGAAGCGGCTCGCCCAGAATGGGAGGGGGATGGCGCTTCTGACGTAGAGGCGCTTTTTGCCTCGCAGGAAGACGCGAAGCCACCGACCATTCTTGCCGCTGGAACTGGATATAAAATAAATATGGAGACGGCTCGTCCAGAATCGAAGGACATTGGAGCTCCCGACCAAGAATCGCTTTTTTGCTTCAAACGAGGGAGCGAAATGGCCGAAGATTCTAGCCGTCGGAACTGGATATAATTAAAAGTGAAGGTGGCTCGTTCAGCTCTGACCGGCTAAGGTCCTCTCGCACAAAGACATGAAAAAACTCGCTTAGCATAAAAATAAGCGAGTTATCACCGTTTCCCTTTACTTTGTTGTTACATATCTTTTGGAATCTGCAACAATGTTTTGTAAAAATTCTTCATTTGTTTTCGTTTGACGAAGTTTACGTAAGAAACCTTCAACAAAGTCTGGTGTATCACGCATTGTTTTGCGAATACCCCATAGCTTGTCTAAATGTTCTTTCGGAATTAATAGATCTTCTTTACGCGTACCAGAACGACGAATATCAATCGCTGGGAAGATACGACGCTCAGCTAACGAGCGATCTAAATGAAGTTCCATATTTCCTGTTCCTTTAAATTCTTCGTAAATAACATCGTCCATGCGAGAACCTGTATCAACAAGTGCCGTCGCTAAAATTGTTAAGCTACCGCCCTCTTCGATATTACGAGCTGCTCCAAAGAATCGCTTTGGTCTATGGAATGCAGCTGGATCAATACCACCTGACAATGTACGTCCACTTGGTGGAATAACAAGGTTGTAAGCACGTGCTAAACGGGTAATACTATCCATTAAAATTATAACGTCTTTTTTATGTTCTACAAGACGCATCGCACGTTCCAATACAAGCTCAGCTACTTTAATATGATTTTCTGGTACCTCATCGAAAGTAGAACTTACAACATCACCTTTAACAGAACGTTCGATATCCGTTACTTCCTCTGGACGTTCGTCGATTAAAAGTACGATTAATTCTGCTTCTGGATGGTTCGTTGTGACACTATGAGCAATTTCTTTTAATAGTATCGTTTTACCAGCCTTTGGAGGCGCAACAATTAAACCACGTTGTCCAAATCCAACTGGTGCAATTAAATCCATGATGCGTGTTGACAGCTTCTTTGGCTCCGTCTCCAATTTCATTTGACGATTTGGATATAACGGTGTTAATGCAGGGAAATGCACTCGCTCTTTTGCAGATTCTGGGTCATCTCCATTTACTGCTTCAACCTGTAACAATCCAAAATAGCGTTCGTTTTCTTTTGGCGGGCGTACTTTACCAGAAACCTTATCTCCATTACGCAAATCAAAGCGACGAATTTGCGAAGCTGAAATATAAATATCTTCTGAGCTTGGAGAATAGTTGATTGGACGTAGGAACCCAAAACCTTCTGATTGAATAATTTCGAGTACACCTTCCATAAAGAAGAAACCTTCTTTTTCTGCACGAGCTTTTAATATAGCAAAAATTAACTCTTTCTTTGTTAATTTGCTGTAATACGAAATCTTAAATTCTTTCGCAAGCTCATATAACTCTTTTAATTTCATGTTTTCTAATGCTGCAATTGACAAATTCATTCAGACACCACACTTTAAAATTATTCTCTTTTCACATGGGTAAAGGGAAAATATACGGAAGGCAAATACATAATAATGAAAGGCAATAAGTTCAAGTAGGTTAATATTCCCTATTGTAACCCTTTTGTCTAGTTTTAATCAATACGTTATAACACAAATACAAGAAGCGAAGACAAGAAAAATTGTCTCCGCTTTTATATTGCTCCCATTTTCTCTATTTATAACATGTGAATAGCGGCTAGATCAAAGCTGATCGAGCCATTTCCACTTTTTATTTAATCCAGCTCCAGCAGCTAGAATGGTCGATGGCCTCGCGTCTTCCTACGAGACAAAATACGCCTCTTCGTCAGAAGCTCCATCCCCCTTTCATTCTGATCAAGCTGCTTCCGCTTTTTATTTAATAACTAAATTTGGTTTTTTGTTTAAGCTGTGACGTCCGTCAACGAAACGAACTGTTCCGGATTTTGCACGCATAACAAGGGATTCTGTTGTACCAACGCTTCCTTTAAATTGAACACCGCGTAGTAATTCTCCATCTGTTACACCTGTTGCTGCAAAGATTGCATCGTCACCTTTTACTAAGTCTTCCATGCGAAGAATACGATTGATATCTTCAATGCCCATTTTTTTGCAACGAGCTAATTCTGCTTCGTTTTGAGGAAGAAGTTTCCCGTGAATTTCTCCACCTAAACATTTTAATGCAACTGCTGCAAGAACGCCTTCAGGTGCACCACCAGAACCGAATAAAATATCAACCCCTGTACGATCAAACGCTGTATTAATCGCTCCAGCTACATCACCATCATTAATTAACTTAATACGAGCGCCTGCCTTACGAATTTCTTCAATAATTGCTTGGTGACGTGGTCGATTTAAAACTGTTGCCACAACATCTTCAATATCTTTATTTTTTGCCTTTGCAACGGCACGTAAGTTATCGATAATAGGTGCGTCAATATCAACTGCACCAACCGCTTCTGGTCCAACCGCAATTTTATCCATGTACATGTCAGGAGCATGTAACAAATTACCATGATCCGCAATCGCAATAACAGCAAGTGCATTCCAGCCCCCAGCTGCCACGATATTTGTTCCTTCTAACGGATCAACTGCAACATCGACACGTGGTCCATATCCCGTACCCAATTTTTCCCCGATGTATAGCATTGGCGCTTCATCCATTTCTCCTTCGCCAATTACAACTGTCCCTTTCATCGGAATTGTATCGAACACATCGCGCATTGCTGATGTTGCTGCACCGTCTGCTTCATCTTTTTTCCCGCGTCCCATCCAACGCGCTGATGATAATGCTGCAGCCTCTGTTACACGTACTAACTCCATAGATAAACTTCTTTCCACAATAATCCCTCTCCTTTAAGTTTTAATATTTATGCCGTATTTTGTGAACCGTTTTCTTTCTATAAAGTAACACTTCCGTC
Coding sequences within it:
- the rho gene encoding transcription termination factor Rho; protein product: MNLSIAALENMKLKELYELAKEFKISYYSKLTKKELIFAILKARAEKEGFFFMEGVLEIIQSEGFGFLRPINYSPSSEDIYISASQIRRFDLRNGDKVSGKVRPPKENERYFGLLQVEAVNGDDPESAKERVHFPALTPLYPNRQMKLETEPKKLSTRIMDLIAPVGFGQRGLIVAPPKAGKTILLKEIAHSVTTNHPEAELIVLLIDERPEEVTDIERSVKGDVVSSTFDEVPENHIKVAELVLERAMRLVEHKKDVIILMDSITRLARAYNLVIPPSGRTLSGGIDPAAFHRPKRFFGAARNIEEGGSLTILATALVDTGSRMDDVIYEEFKGTGNMELHLDRSLAERRIFPAIDIRRSGTRKEDLLIPKEHLDKLWGIRKTMRDTPDFVEGFLRKLRQTKTNEEFLQNIVADSKRYVTTK
- the glpX gene encoding class II fructose-bisphosphatase, whose translation is MERSLSMELVRVTEAAALSSARWMGRGKKDEADGAATSAMRDVFDTIPMKGTVVIGEGEMDEAPMLYIGEKLGTGYGPRVDVAVDPLEGTNIVAAGGWNALAVIAIADHGNLLHAPDMYMDKIAVGPEAVGAVDIDAPIIDNLRAVAKAKNKDIEDVVATVLNRPRHQAIIEEIRKAGARIKLINDGDVAGAINTAFDRTGVDILFGSGGAPEGVLAAVALKCLGGEIHGKLLPQNEAELARCKKMGIEDINRILRMEDLVKGDDAIFAATGVTDGELLRGVQFKGSVGTTESLVMRAKSGTVRFVDGRHSLNKKPNLVIK
- a CDS encoding type B 50S ribosomal protein L31, which encodes MKAGIHPDYKKVVFMDTNTGFKFLSGSTKGSSETVEWEDGNTYPLLKIEISSDSHPFYTGRQKFATADGRVDRFNKKYGLK
- a CDS encoding thymidine kinase, whose product is MYLINQNGWIEVICGSMFSGKSEELIRRIRRTQFAKQNAIVFKPCIDNRYSEEDVVSHNGLKVKAVPVSASNDIFDHITEEMDVIAIDEVQFFDGDIVEVVQVLANRGYRVIVAGLDQDFRGLPFGQVPQLMAIAEHVTKLQAVCSVCGSPASRTQRLINDEPASFDDPIILVGASESYEPRCRHCHAVPTKQR